Part of the Citrus sinensis cultivar Valencia sweet orange chromosome 2, DVS_A1.0, whole genome shotgun sequence genome, TCAGACCCTAGATCTCTAGGCTCCATAGTTTTCATTGCTTCTTCAAATGAAGCAGAAGAGGACTGATCCACACACTTGTCATCAAAAAGTTCAGATTTGGTAGTTTCAGGTAACTCCAAAAAGTCAACACCTCTATCTGATGCTGTATCtgagtttttattaaacatttgaGCAATTCGACCAGCTAAAGTTTTTTGTGCACAAGACTTCTCTTCCCTACTAGATGTGGTATCCTCTACTCTTACAGGAGAGGGTGCATTTGAAGGGCCACTGAAAGACCTCTTAGGAGATTCAGTTGTCTTCAATTGATCAAGGGGATCACTATTAATATTAAAGTCTGCAGATGAAGTGTTATGCGAAAAACTTATAGTCAAAAGAATTTCACCTGCCATGGAatacattaaaagaaaagttacTACATTATGAGATGCACATTGGATtcttggaaaattttaaaattcggTCACAACAATTACCAGCCGTAGTAAGACATTATTAGCAAACAAAAGGCTGAAGCCAAGAAATTGAAGCAgcaaacaatattaaaagaaaaaacgaAAAACGTAACAAACATACCGCAGTCCTTATTTTTGGACTTCTTATTCTTCGGTTGAAGAGAGTGCCAAGCGGTGGGAAGAGACTTATTATCAGCATCAAAAACTCGTGAAACAGGGATTTTAAGAAACCCGACAAAGTCATCATTGAAGTACTTATCTTCATCCAAAACAGAAATAACAAGCTCGTCTTTCAAATCTTCAACTTTGAAACTAAACTCCTCCTCCCAACTTGGGCTTAAGCTCTTCCTCACCACTTTTGTCTTAAACCTTTGCCTTCCCAATTGTAATCTCACATACGGATCACTATACCCATTTTGATCCATCGCTGGTATGTTTCTTGCTTCTATAACTCTCACCACAAGCTTCATTTTGGACCCACTTGtgttaaaacaatttaaataacatGTATATGTCTAAATATGTATATGACAAAATGAACTACCAACAAAAACAATTCTTCATTGAATGTCTTAGATGAAGGAATAAACAATTCTAATCACCACCAAAGAACAGTGATCAGAAATGAAAAGCAGGTTGATTGTAATACGACAGGCCTGACAATTTCGTAAGCATTCAAATATCCCTGATCCAGAAAGCTAAACGACAGACAAAGATCAGCAAACTCGAAACATAAAGATTATCAAAGACGAAAATtcgattgtttttttttttaatttacctCCTGAACGCAATGAAATAATATGAACCAGAAATGGAATGATGCGAAATCAATGAGACAGGTGATCGATGCAATTGGAGGTTGAAACTGGAAAGCAAGAAGACTTTTCTCAATTGCAACTTCGCGTTTCGTGTTTGACTTATTGactttttttggcctttttgcTTATTAATTGtcatgatattaattaaaatgttcataattaataattttaatttatgaatttttgtcACGTTAGGTTAAATAAAACCCAACACAAATGCGCCAATTCCACTTTTGTTATCTTTTTGCTCCCTCTAATATTATAGTGCACAcgtaagaaattaaaaccttTTTCCTTGCAAAAGTTTCGGATGAAAGTCTTGAGAGAGGAAAAAAcgaaaaatactttttttactctttatcttttagttttttttcctaataaagGCAAGTCATGGATTTGTCGGATTGGCCTTCATTTGTAGCTGACGGTTTTAGCCAGCCCAGGTAACCGTGTTCTCTTAAAAGAGCAATTAAATAAGCTTACAACTTCGCATCGCTGTTTCATCGACTGAGAGGTCAGGATATGTGCACGCTCTCGTTCACACGTTAATTAACATCTCAGAATCAAcgtaaaagcaaaagcaatgtTGCAGTTTTAAGCGCGAATTGCTTTTTGATGTTTCAATATAAGCGAGTTCAATACAAACAATCAGCATTCTATGGGCATACATAAGATCTGCATGGGGCAACCAGCAAACAGGCCTCAAATAAGTGAGTATTGAAGCAGTAATCGCAAGGTTACTGTCCTAATAATTCAAGAATGTCAGACACCTGATTTGTGTAATAATCTGGTTGGATGTTGTTTGAGGGATCTTGGAGGGTGGATTGAGTTGTCACACCTACGTTCACAAGTTTCCCAACATCAGGAGACGCTAAGGATATGACAGAGAActgatttattttcatgttagaaaatcaagaaaaatccTAGTACCTGAAAGAACAAGGAGTGTTTTGCAGCCAGCATTTTGTCCAAACAAAATATCAGTATCTAATCTATCACCCACCATACACATTCTGGAGGAAGCAATCTGAAATCTGCAAATCAGAATACAAAGTACAAAACTTATACTGGAAAAGGTCTTAACTTGTCTTTTCACACAATCTCATACcaataatattagaataatGATGTGATAAATGGAAGTCAGACATCTTTCGTACTTTTGTAAAGAATTTCCTCCGTCCACAATTTAGTCATAATGAATGCAATGTAACGATCTTTCATCTAACTTACTTCTTTGACAAAATTTCCATCATGAACGTTGATGGCTTTCCAACTACAATAGGCTCTTTTTCAGTTGATGCACACATGGCTGCAACCATACACCCGGCACCTATAATCCAGGGTAAATCTTATAATGACGCAAATTTGTCCAGTCTGTATTTTACATATGAGATAACTTTCTTACCAGGCCACTCTTGTAAATCAGTCAAATGCCCCACTGCATCACGATTGGTAGCAATAAAAAGGCAGCCAGGATTCTCACGGATGCAAAGGGTTCCATACCtagcaattaaaataatgatcaTCTAAATAGCAAGCAAGCAACAAGCAGCAAATagaatatctatatatatgatGCATGCTAAACCTATTATAACGTTTGTCAGAATTTGTCCAGACAGATTTAAGGAAGTCCTTTTCATTGCTAAGCAAGATGCTAAACCCATGACCTGGCTCAACACCCATCTCTCCACTGAGCCAAAGCCTTGATCAAGAAGGGATCTTTCACACGCTCAACCATGAACCATCCTTGTGTACCTGACGGCTAATATTATCTAAGATTTTGGATATGCATGTTTCCTAATCGTCACCTTTGttataggaaaaaaatatgCAGCAATCAACTCTTCACCAATGTATCCAAAATGTCTTCATGAATTGTGAGGAATTTGAAGATTCTAAGGGGGAAACTGAGCACCTAGGTAACATTTCAGTACATATGCCAGACAACTGGCTTGCATTATCATTTCAGACGGCGATTAGTGAGACCATTAGAGAACAAGCTAGAGTCAGAATTATCTCAAAGTTCTCTCTTGATTACCCTTTActgaataaaaaagaaatggggCCATAGACCTGAGCTTCATCCATAAGTCTAACACTGGCCAGCCATTCAGAATCAATTCAGGCCtaaatctaataaatttagttcacaTGTGCAAGAGATCAAGTCAAAGATTGTATATACTCAAGTACTTAAAAGTTAAGTGATTAGGACTTCAAAAGTTGCAAAagattaataacataaaagtaaataggtaatatattaatttaaaacaaaatagaacATGGCATACAGATTCTTACTGAAGCTTGTAATAGTTAATATGCGGATCTAATCCAACCACAACTGCTCCAACCTGGGAAGAAGGTGCAACAAATAGTTTTCAAGGAGTGAAgtaaagaaagaggaaaaaatacagagaaagaaaaggaaaattgcTCCAAGAAATTGCAGGCTAGGTGTTACATTACATTCTTATCATGTTCAAATAAGCAATTTGATTTCAGTTGTACCCTCTTTTCCCCATCTTCCTGCAATAAAGTGTAAACAATAAGGGAAAGGGCTTTCTAAATCAATGACATGAGTGAAACAAAAACCCTACACCCACAATACAAGCTAAAGAGAAGCATAAGATTTTGTAAGGGACTCTACAGCTAATGCGTCTAAAATGAAGGAGAATATCTGCACTCAAACTGGAGTCAAACAAAGGGcacaacaagaaaacaatattttgttaCAAACTGAAGCAAAGTGAGCTGCCATCCTGCCAATGCGAGTTTCACcgatatttatttacttattttttttcatttttgatgCTCAGCTTCACCAACAATTGCAACACTAATGGTTCACTTCCTGCTGGCAGGAGAATTTCTAAAACTTGGATAGCTGCTCAagagttttgttttgtgaCGTCCTTTAAGTAAGAGGACTAAAAATTCTTGAATGAAACATTCTGAAATCAGAAGGTGAAAAAATGTGTCAATCAGATCATGCATACAGCTCCAGGCTGTGAAGCTATTAAGGTGTAACCTTATGAGGATTATTATGCATGTAACCAAAAGCAGGCCTCAGAATCATCTTTATTTCAAGAAAATGTattcaatcaaacaaaacaactCCAAAACCTTAAGTCTCCTAGAAATTGGACGTAAGGGTTTCCGAAAATAAGCCAAGTGGAAACTAATAGCCATTGTCAAGTTGCACAAAGTAAAGACCCCTGCtgatgaaaatacaaaaagttTTCAGCAACTCGATccaaaaagagagagaataacAATTAACAAGAAATCGTAAATAATTCACTAGTACTTTTCACTGCAACTAGAAtggtagaaaaataaaaatcaaaatacaaataaagagaCCTTTATtcaatgataaataaaaaatcagcaGTGAGCAATGAACGGCAAATTGCAACGTAAATTCATTTTATCCAACGATATCTTAAATGAGAAAGAGACCAAAAATACTGTGAGAATATATAGGTTGAAGTTATTCCTCTAAGAAACGAGATCATTTACAGATTTTAGAAAAACTCACTGGGCCACCAAGAC contains:
- the LOC102620598 gene encoding phosphoglycolate phosphatase 2, with the protein product MSGQNGQAPAELLSANNITALFDSVDAFLFDCDGVIWKGDKLIDGVRQTLDVLRSKGKKLIFVTNNSRRSRRQYAHKFHSLGVSVSEDEIFSSSFAAAMYLKVNNFPQENKVYVIGGEGILEELRQAGYTGLGGPEDGEKRVQLKSNCLFEHDKNVGAVVVGLDPHINYYKLQYGTLCIRENPGCLFIATNRDAVGHLTDLQEWPGAGCMVAAMCASTEKEPIVVGKPSTFMMEILSKKFQIASSRMCMVGDRLDTDILFGQNAGCKTLLVLSGVTTQSTLQDPSNNIQPDYYTNQVSDILELLGQ